From one Azospirillum ramasamyi genomic stretch:
- the phoU gene encoding phosphate signaling complex protein PhoU, whose amino-acid sequence MSGGHTLAAFDTELEALRTAIDRMGELVERQVGLALDSLAGLDAEIAGEVLKGDAEIDRLEMEVEAMTVRLIALRQPMAKDLREIVAALKIASNLERMGDFARSVAKRAVTLSTLPVAPPVASLVRMGRMVQVMIGDMRRAYIEQDADLAAAVRDCDGEVDAAYTALFREFLTYMMESPAQITGCTHLLFAAKSIERIGDHATNVAENVSFLVKGRLPSDERRKEDHSSYAVAPPPEGT is encoded by the coding sequence ATGTCGGGTGGACACACGCTTGCGGCTTTCGACACCGAACTGGAGGCGCTGCGCACCGCCATCGACCGCATGGGCGAACTGGTGGAGCGGCAGGTCGGGCTTGCCCTCGATTCGCTGGCCGGTCTGGATGCCGAAATCGCGGGCGAGGTGCTGAAGGGCGACGCCGAAATCGACCGGCTGGAGATGGAGGTGGAGGCGATGACCGTCCGCCTGATCGCTCTGCGCCAGCCGATGGCCAAGGATCTGCGCGAGATCGTCGCGGCGTTGAAGATCGCCTCCAACCTGGAGCGGATGGGCGATTTCGCCAGATCCGTCGCCAAGCGGGCGGTCACGCTGTCCACCCTGCCGGTTGCGCCGCCGGTCGCCTCGCTGGTCCGGATGGGCCGCATGGTGCAGGTGATGATCGGCGACATGCGCCGCGCCTACATCGAACAGGACGCCGATCTGGCCGCCGCCGTCCGCGACTGCGACGGAGAGGTCGATGCGGCCTATACCGCGCTGTTCCGGGAATTCCTGACCTACATGATGGAATCGCCGGCCCAGATCACCGGCTGCACCCATCTGCTGTTCGCCGCCAAGTCGATCGAGCGCATCGGCGACCATGCCACCAACGTGGCGGAGAATGTCAGCTTCCTGGTCAAGGGCCGCTTGCCGTCGGACGAGCGCCGCAAGGAGGACCACAGCAGCTACGCCGTCGCTCCGCCGCCGGAAGGAACGTGA
- a CDS encoding response regulator — MTEDQPHILVVDDDTRLRELLRKYLASNGFLVSTARDAADARAQLGGLAFDLLVLDIMMPGESGLSLTESLRRERDLPILLLTARDEPDDRIAGLEAGADDYLAKPFNPRELLLRINSILRRQAARAPEPAAPPAAPVRLGPLTYLPDRDELRHGDEVIRLTTAEASLLRILAASPGVTFTREELTERSKVAGNARTVDVQVTRLRRKIEADPREPRYLHTVRGEGYVLRPDP, encoded by the coding sequence ATGACCGAAGATCAGCCCCACATCCTGGTCGTCGACGACGACACCCGCCTGCGCGAGCTATTGCGCAAGTACCTCGCCAGCAACGGCTTTCTGGTCAGCACCGCGCGCGACGCCGCGGATGCCCGCGCGCAGCTGGGCGGGCTGGCCTTCGACCTGCTGGTGCTCGACATCATGATGCCGGGTGAATCCGGGCTGTCGCTCACCGAATCGCTGCGGCGCGAGCGCGACCTGCCGATCCTGCTGCTGACCGCCCGCGACGAGCCGGACGACCGGATCGCCGGGCTGGAGGCCGGGGCCGATGACTATCTCGCCAAGCCCTTCAACCCGCGCGAGCTTCTGCTGCGCATCAACTCCATCCTGCGACGGCAGGCCGCCCGCGCGCCGGAACCGGCGGCTCCGCCCGCCGCCCCGGTGCGGCTCGGCCCCCTGACCTATCTGCCCGACCGGGACGAGCTGCGCCACGGTGACGAGGTGATCCGCCTGACCACGGCGGAGGCCAGCCTGCTGCGCATCCTCGCCGCCTCCCCCGGCGTCACCTTCACGCGCGAGGAGCTGACGGAGCGCAGCAAGGTCGCCGGAAACGCCCGTACCGTGGACGTGCAGGTCACCCGCCTGCGCCGCAAGATCGAGGCCGATCCGCGTGAGCCGCGCTACCTCCACACCGTCCGGGGCGAGGGCTATGTGCTGAGGCCCGATCCTTGA
- the tpiA gene encoding triose-phosphate isomerase, with the protein MTARRKLIAGNWKMNGLKADGLELASDLAGRLKGAGPVAFDMLVCPPFPLLFPVGEAIADSPLALGGQDCAPKTSGAHTGDVAPTMLKDAGCRFVILGHSERRADHGESDAVVNAKAAAAHKEGLVAIICVGETEAQRDSGQANAVVLGQLAGSIPAGANAGNTVIAYEPVWAIGTGKTATPDDVKAMHAHIRAELAGKIADPDKVRILYGGSVKPGNAAELMAVDNVDGALVGGASLKADDFWAIATACR; encoded by the coding sequence ATGACCGCACGCCGGAAGCTGATCGCCGGAAACTGGAAGATGAACGGGTTGAAGGCCGACGGGCTGGAACTCGCCTCCGACCTCGCCGGGCGGCTGAAGGGCGCCGGACCGGTCGCCTTCGACATGCTGGTCTGCCCGCCCTTCCCGTTGCTGTTCCCGGTGGGGGAGGCGATCGCCGACAGCCCGCTGGCGCTGGGCGGCCAGGATTGCGCGCCGAAGACCTCCGGCGCCCACACCGGCGACGTGGCCCCGACCATGCTGAAGGACGCCGGCTGCCGCTTCGTCATCCTCGGCCATTCCGAGCGCCGAGCCGACCATGGCGAGAGCGACGCCGTGGTCAACGCCAAGGCCGCCGCCGCCCATAAGGAGGGTCTGGTCGCCATCATCTGCGTCGGCGAGACCGAGGCGCAGCGCGATTCCGGCCAGGCGAACGCCGTGGTGTTGGGCCAGCTCGCCGGTTCCATCCCCGCCGGTGCGAATGCCGGGAACACCGTCATCGCCTATGAGCCGGTCTGGGCCATCGGCACCGGCAAGACCGCGACTCCGGACGACGTGAAGGCCATGCATGCCCATATCCGGGCCGAGCTGGCCGGCAAGATCGCCGATCCGGACAAGGTGCGCATCCTCTACGGCGGCTCGGTCAAGCCGGGCAACGCGGCGGAGTTGATGGCGGTGGACAATGTCGACGGCGCGCTGGTCGGCGGCGCGTCGCTGAAGGCCGACGACTTCTGGGCCATCGCCACCGCCTGCCGCTGA
- a CDS encoding CTP synthase has product MTRYIFITGGVVSSLGKGLASAALGALLQARGYKVRLRKLDPYLNVDPGTMSPYQHGEVFVTDDGAETDLDLGHYERFTGVSARKGDNITTGRIYSTVIAKERRGDYLGGTVQVIPHITDEIKEFIRADATDEDFVLIEIGGTVGDIESLPFLEAIRQFGNEVGQENVLYIHLTLLPYIPTAGELKTKPTQHSVKELLSVGIQANILLCRADRPIPENERKKIALFCNIRPERVIAALDVDSIYQVPISYHEEGFDTQVLSYFGLPVDKEPDLSRWTRIMERVRKPQGEVTIAVVGKYISLLDSYKSLAEALTHGGIANNVKVNLDWIDSEIFEDDDAAVKRLENVHGILVPGGFGSRGTEGKIRAAKFARERKVPYFGICFGMQMAVIEAARNMAKIADAGSTELGKPGNPVVGLMTEWMRGNTLERRGEAGDLGGTMRLGAYPAKLLEGSKVAEVYGTTDISERHRHRYEVNVYYKESLERCGMKFSGLSPDGELPEIVEIPDHPWFIGVQFHPELKSKPFEPHPLFTSFIKAAIDQSRLV; this is encoded by the coding sequence ATGACTCGCTACATCTTCATCACCGGTGGCGTCGTTTCTTCGCTGGGCAAAGGTCTGGCGTCGGCGGCGCTTGGGGCGCTTCTCCAGGCGCGCGGCTACAAGGTGCGCCTGCGCAAGCTGGACCCGTACCTGAACGTCGACCCCGGAACGATGAGCCCCTACCAGCACGGCGAGGTCTTCGTGACCGACGACGGGGCTGAGACGGACCTGGATCTCGGCCATTACGAGCGCTTTACCGGCGTGTCGGCCCGCAAGGGCGACAACATCACCACCGGCCGCATCTATTCCACCGTGATCGCGAAGGAGCGTCGCGGCGATTACCTGGGCGGCACCGTCCAGGTCATTCCGCACATCACCGACGAGATCAAGGAGTTCATCCGCGCCGACGCCACCGACGAGGACTTCGTCCTGATCGAGATCGGCGGCACGGTGGGCGACATCGAGTCGCTGCCCTTCCTGGAGGCGATCCGCCAGTTCGGCAACGAGGTCGGTCAGGAGAATGTCCTCTACATCCACCTGACCCTGCTGCCCTACATCCCGACCGCCGGCGAGCTGAAGACCAAGCCGACCCAGCATTCGGTGAAGGAGCTGCTGAGCGTCGGCATCCAGGCCAACATCCTGCTGTGCCGCGCCGACCGTCCGATCCCGGAGAACGAGCGCAAGAAGATCGCGCTGTTCTGCAACATCCGCCCGGAGCGGGTGATCGCGGCGCTCGACGTCGATTCGATCTATCAGGTGCCGATCAGCTACCACGAGGAAGGGTTCGACACCCAGGTGCTGAGCTATTTCGGCCTGCCGGTCGACAAGGAGCCGGACCTGTCGCGCTGGACCCGCATCATGGAGCGGGTGCGCAAGCCGCAGGGCGAGGTCACCATCGCGGTGGTCGGCAAGTACATCAGCCTGCTCGACAGCTACAAGTCGCTGGCCGAGGCGCTGACCCACGGCGGCATCGCCAACAACGTCAAGGTCAACCTCGACTGGATCGATTCGGAGATCTTCGAGGATGACGACGCGGCGGTGAAGCGGCTGGAGAACGTCCACGGCATCCTGGTTCCGGGCGGCTTCGGCTCGCGCGGGACGGAAGGCAAGATCCGTGCGGCCAAATTCGCCCGCGAGCGCAAGGTGCCCTATTTCGGCATCTGCTTCGGCATGCAGATGGCAGTGATCGAAGCCGCCCGCAACATGGCGAAGATCGCCGATGCCGGATCCACCGAGCTGGGCAAGCCGGGCAACCCGGTCGTCGGCCTGATGACGGAGTGGATGCGCGGCAACACGCTGGAGCGCCGCGGCGAGGCCGGCGACTTGGGCGGCACCATGCGCCTGGGCGCCTACCCGGCCAAGCTGCTGGAAGGCAGCAAGGTCGCCGAGGTCTATGGCACCACCGACATCTCCGAACGGCACCGTCACCGCTATGAGGTGAACGTGTACTACAAGGAGAGTCTGGAGCGCTGCGGCATGAAGTTCAGCGGCCTGTCGCCGGACGGGGAACTGCCGGAGATCGTCGAGATCCCCGACCATCCCTGGTTCATCGGCGTGCAGTTCCACCCGGAACTGAAGTCCAAGCCCTTCGAGCCGCACCCACTGTTCACCTCCTTCATCAAGGCGGCGATCGACCAGAGCCGGTTGGTCTGA
- a CDS encoding MarR family winged helix-turn-helix transcriptional regulator gives MADLKAGVNQLFLREEELRTGMELLFYAYREFTAEPDEILAEIGFGRAHHRVIYFVGRYPKITVSELLAILKITKQSLSRVLGELVRQGFIDQQTGARDRRQRLLELTEKGVELERQLSETQRQRIARAYRMAGAEAVEGFRKVMMGMLDEEDRAKFAPPVPPARLAAKR, from the coding sequence ATGGCTGACCTGAAAGCAGGCGTGAACCAGCTCTTCCTCCGCGAGGAGGAACTCCGTACGGGAATGGAGCTGCTTTTCTACGCCTATCGCGAATTCACTGCCGAACCGGATGAAATTCTGGCGGAGATCGGCTTCGGCCGCGCGCACCACCGCGTGATCTATTTCGTCGGCCGCTATCCCAAGATCACCGTTTCGGAACTGCTGGCGATTCTGAAGATCACCAAGCAGAGCCTTTCGCGCGTGCTGGGCGAACTGGTGCGCCAGGGCTTCATCGACCAGCAGACCGGCGCCCGCGACCGGCGGCAGCGTCTGCTGGAACTGACGGAAAAGGGCGTGGAGCTGGAGCGGCAACTGTCCGAGACCCAGCGCCAGCGCATCGCCCGCGCCTACCGCATGGCCGGCGCGGAGGCGGTGGAGGGATTCCGCAAGGTGATGATGGGCATGCTGGACGAGGAGGACCGGGCTAAATTCGCACCGCCCGTTCCCCCTGCCCGTCTTGCCGCGAAACGCTGA
- a CDS encoding anthranilate synthase: MTPSHLYPSHIFLADPAFLDPFSALTGGGLGLRRTSEPVGIADALDTLATALDERRGLLLSGGVEAPGRYRRQAMGFVDPPLSVTARGRTVRIDALNPRGRLLLPAIAGALDGHEALAGLEVTAGRITALVRRPAGVFAEEERSRQPSVFSVLRALMALFDCPDEPFLGLYGAFGYDLAFQFEPVRRRLERPDDQRDLVLYLPDRLLVVDHGAGVARRFAYEFVVNGVSTEGAAGGGRVHAYRPDTNAAADCDHAPGEYQQVVRAAKEAFRRGDLFEVVPGQTFAEPCADTPSTIFRRLRAANPAPYEALINLGDGEFLVAASPEMYVRVGAGPAAGRVETCPISGTVARGADALGDAAQILTLLNSAKDAAELTMCTDVDRNDKARVCEPGSVRVVGRRMIELYSRLIHTVDHVEGRLRDGFDALDAFLTHSWAVTVTGAPKRWAMQFLEDTERSPRRWYGGAFGRIGFDGGMDTGLTLRTIRMKDGVAFVRAGATLLSDSDPEAEDAECRLKASAFLDAVRGERASPHLTLVAAAAASAVPRSGEGRRVLLVDHDDSFVHTLADYFRRTGATVTTLRHTHARTALRDDPPDLLVLSPGPGRPADFDVGGSIGAALDLGVPVFGVCLGLQGMAESFGATLDRLPEPMHGKASSLVHQGCGLFEGLPQGMRVGRYHSLVAKRDSLPSELRVTAETADGTVMAIEHRTLPLAAVQFHPESILTLDGGHGLALIDTVMARLARRGGAQPDREAAA, from the coding sequence ATGACGCCCTCCCACCTGTATCCCTCCCATATCTTCCTGGCCGATCCTGCATTCCTCGACCCGTTTTCCGCCCTCACCGGCGGCGGGCTGGGGCTGCGCCGCACCTCAGAGCCGGTGGGGATCGCCGACGCGCTCGACACGCTCGCCACCGCGCTGGACGAGCGGCGCGGCCTGTTGCTGTCGGGTGGGGTTGAGGCGCCCGGCCGCTATCGCCGCCAGGCCATGGGCTTCGTCGATCCGCCCCTGTCGGTGACCGCCCGCGGCCGGACGGTGCGGATCGACGCGCTGAATCCGCGCGGACGCCTTCTGCTGCCCGCCATCGCCGGGGCATTGGACGGGCATGAGGCGCTGGCCGGGCTGGAGGTGACGGCCGGCCGCATCACCGCGCTGGTCCGCCGCCCGGCCGGCGTCTTCGCGGAAGAGGAGCGCAGCCGGCAACCGTCGGTGTTCAGCGTGCTGCGGGCGCTGATGGCGCTGTTCGACTGCCCGGACGAACCGTTTCTCGGCCTCTACGGCGCCTTCGGCTACGACCTCGCCTTCCAGTTCGAGCCGGTCCGGCGCCGGCTTGAGCGGCCCGACGACCAGCGCGACCTCGTGCTGTATCTGCCGGACCGGCTTCTGGTCGTCGATCACGGTGCCGGGGTTGCGCGCCGCTTCGCCTATGAATTCGTCGTGAATGGCGTTTCCACCGAGGGAGCCGCCGGCGGCGGCCGGGTCCATGCTTATCGCCCGGATACCAACGCCGCCGCGGACTGCGACCATGCGCCCGGCGAGTACCAGCAGGTGGTGCGGGCGGCGAAGGAGGCCTTCCGTCGCGGCGACCTGTTCGAGGTGGTGCCCGGCCAGACCTTTGCCGAGCCCTGCGCCGACACTCCCTCCACCATCTTCCGCCGCCTGCGCGCCGCCAATCCGGCGCCCTACGAGGCGTTGATCAATCTGGGCGACGGCGAGTTCCTGGTCGCCGCCAGCCCGGAGATGTATGTCCGCGTCGGCGCCGGCCCCGCGGCCGGCCGGGTGGAGACCTGCCCGATCTCCGGCACGGTGGCGCGCGGCGCCGACGCGCTGGGCGATGCGGCGCAGATCCTGACGCTGCTGAACTCCGCCAAGGATGCGGCGGAGCTGACCATGTGCACCGATGTCGACCGCAACGACAAGGCGCGGGTGTGCGAGCCCGGCTCGGTCCGCGTGGTCGGCCGGCGGATGATCGAGCTGTACTCGCGCCTGATCCACACGGTGGACCATGTGGAAGGGCGGCTGCGCGACGGCTTCGACGCTCTGGACGCCTTCCTGACCCACAGCTGGGCGGTCACGGTGACCGGCGCGCCGAAGCGCTGGGCCATGCAGTTCCTGGAGGACACCGAGCGGTCGCCGCGCCGCTGGTACGGCGGAGCCTTCGGCCGCATCGGCTTCGACGGCGGCATGGACACCGGCCTGACCCTGCGCACCATCCGCATGAAGGACGGGGTCGCCTTCGTCCGTGCCGGCGCGACGCTGCTGTCCGACAGCGACCCGGAGGCGGAGGACGCCGAATGCCGCCTGAAGGCCTCCGCCTTCCTCGACGCGGTGCGGGGGGAGAGGGCGTCGCCGCACCTGACGCTGGTTGCCGCCGCGGCGGCGTCGGCCGTCCCGCGGAGCGGGGAGGGGCGGCGCGTGCTGCTGGTCGACCATGACGACAGCTTCGTCCACACGCTGGCCGACTATTTCCGCCGGACCGGCGCGACGGTGACGACCCTGCGCCACACCCATGCGCGGACGGCGCTGCGCGACGACCCGCCCGACCTGCTGGTTCTCTCGCCGGGGCCGGGGCGTCCCGCCGATTTCGACGTCGGCGGCAGCATAGGCGCGGCGCTGGACCTCGGCGTCCCGGTGTTCGGCGTCTGCCTGGGCCTGCAGGGTATGGCGGAGAGCTTCGGCGCGACGCTCGACCGCTTGCCGGAGCCGATGCATGGCAAGGCGTCCTCCCTGGTCCACCAGGGCTGCGGGCTGTTCGAGGGGTTGCCGCAGGGGATGCGGGTGGGCCGCTACCATTCGCTGGTGGCGAAGCGCGACAGCCTGCCGTCCGAGTTGCGTGTGACGGCGGAGACGGCGGACGGAACGGTGATGGCGATCGAGCACCGGACGCTGCCGCTGGCCGCCGTGCAGTTCCACCCCGAATCGATCCTGACGCTCGACGGCGGTCATGGGCTGGCGCTGATCGACACCGTGATGGCGAGGCTGGCCCGGCGTGGCGGCGCGCAGCCGGACAGGGAGGCGGCGGCCTGA
- a CDS encoding DUF192 domain-containing protein, whose product MALLLLVAALPAAALETFQKSKLTVETAGGGKFRFNVELALTPGQQAQGLMFRQSMPADAGMLFVYDREQPASFWMKNTLIPLDMLFIASDGRIVNIHERAVPGSLDSVSSDGPVKAILELNGGMAARLGIRPGDRVVSPDIAKP is encoded by the coding sequence ATGGCGCTCCTGCTGCTGGTGGCCGCCCTTCCGGCGGCGGCTCTGGAGACCTTCCAGAAGTCCAAGCTGACCGTCGAGACGGCGGGCGGCGGCAAGTTCCGCTTCAACGTCGAATTGGCCCTGACCCCGGGCCAGCAGGCACAGGGCCTGATGTTCCGCCAATCGATGCCGGCCGACGCCGGAATGCTGTTCGTCTACGACCGTGAGCAGCCGGCCAGCTTCTGGATGAAGAACACCCTGATCCCGCTGGACATGCTGTTCATCGCCTCCGACGGCCGCATCGTGAACATCCACGAGCGCGCGGTGCCGGGATCGCTGGACTCCGTCAGTTCCGACGGCCCGGTCAAGGCCATCCTGGAGTTGAATGGCGGCATGGCTGCGCGCTTGGGCATCCGTCCCGGCGACCGCGTGGTGTCGCCCGACATCGCGAAGCCCTAG
- the secG gene encoding preprotein translocase subunit SecG yields MESVILVIHLLIAIGLVGVILIQRSEGGGLGIGGGTMGGMMSTRGTANLLTRTTAILAACFFATSILLAILAGGHSRPTSIIDSLPTAPAPAAPSQSNAPAAPAQPAAPAQPAPPVAQ; encoded by the coding sequence ATGGAATCGGTGATTCTGGTAATTCACCTGCTGATCGCCATCGGACTGGTCGGCGTGATCCTGATCCAGCGGTCGGAAGGCGGCGGGCTCGGTATCGGCGGCGGCACCATGGGCGGCATGATGAGCACCCGTGGAACGGCCAATCTGCTGACGCGGACCACCGCCATCCTGGCGGCCTGCTTCTTCGCCACCAGCATCTTGCTGGCGATCCTGGCCGGCGGGCATTCCCGCCCGACGTCGATCATCGACAGCCTGCCGACGGCTCCCGCTCCCGCGGCTCCGTCGCAGTCGAACGCTCCGGCCGCCCCGGCGCAGCCTGCCGCTCCGGCCCAACCCGCGCCGCCGGTGGCCCAGTAA
- a CDS encoding ATP-binding protein encodes MTAASDRGVAARRAERRRRTPFLKRFLPRTLFGRTLLIIVTPVILAQAVATWIFYDRHWDTVTNRLAYAVAGDIATVIAMIEHDPSQEGRDWTLATVARTTDLIVTLEPGQTLPDERRRLSGLLERTLGKALDERIGRPFAINTRVAREWYEIRVQMADGVLSVMSPERRLFTPTSYIFILWMVGSAVVLFAVAILFMRNQIRPIKRLAIAADALGKGRDVSNFKMEGATEVRQAASAFLLMRERIQRQMNQRTEMLAGVSHDLRTPLTRMKLALDMIEHPDLDPEVEELKADVAEMEQMIEGYLAFARGEGTEAVQPTDMTRLLKEVAAGARRDGTEVTLTAPEGLVVPLRPNAIRRCIANLLVNAGRHAGTAWVKAERKEGVIEITIDDDGPGIPDYLREDVFKPFFRVDSSRNLDTGGSGLGLTIARDVARSHGGDITLDDSPYGGLRAVIRLPV; translated from the coding sequence TTGACGGCGGCATCGGACCGCGGCGTCGCGGCCCGGCGGGCCGAACGGCGGCGGCGCACGCCGTTCCTGAAACGGTTCCTGCCGCGCACCCTGTTCGGCCGGACGCTGCTGATCATCGTCACGCCGGTGATCCTAGCCCAGGCGGTGGCGACCTGGATCTTCTACGACCGCCATTGGGACACGGTGACCAACCGGCTGGCCTATGCCGTGGCCGGCGACATCGCCACCGTGATCGCCATGATCGAGCACGATCCCTCGCAGGAAGGGCGTGACTGGACGCTGGCCACCGTCGCCCGCACCACCGACCTGATCGTCACGCTGGAGCCGGGGCAGACCCTGCCGGATGAACGCCGCCGGCTGAGCGGCCTGCTGGAGCGCACGCTCGGCAAGGCGCTGGACGAACGGATCGGCCGCCCCTTCGCCATCAACACCCGCGTCGCGCGGGAGTGGTACGAGATCCGGGTGCAGATGGCCGACGGGGTGCTGTCGGTGATGTCACCGGAGAGGCGCCTGTTCACGCCGACCAGCTACATCTTCATCCTGTGGATGGTCGGGTCGGCCGTGGTGCTGTTCGCCGTGGCGATCCTGTTCATGCGCAACCAGATCCGCCCGATCAAGCGGCTGGCCATCGCCGCCGACGCGCTGGGCAAGGGCCGCGACGTCTCCAACTTCAAGATGGAAGGGGCGACGGAGGTGCGGCAGGCGGCCTCGGCCTTCCTGCTGATGCGCGAACGCATCCAGCGCCAGATGAACCAGCGGACGGAGATGCTGGCCGGCGTCAGCCACGACCTGCGCACCCCGCTGACCAGGATGAAGCTGGCGCTGGACATGATCGAGCATCCCGACCTCGACCCCGAGGTGGAGGAGCTGAAGGCCGACGTCGCCGAGATGGAGCAGATGATCGAGGGCTATCTCGCCTTCGCCCGCGGGGAGGGGACGGAGGCGGTGCAGCCGACCGACATGACCCGCCTCCTGAAAGAGGTCGCCGCCGGTGCGCGGCGCGACGGGACGGAGGTGACGCTGACGGCGCCGGAGGGTCTGGTGGTGCCCTTGCGCCCCAACGCAATCCGGCGCTGCATCGCCAACCTGCTGGTCAATGCCGGCCGCCATGCCGGCACCGCCTGGGTCAAGGCCGAGCGGAAGGAGGGGGTGATCGAGATCACCATCGACGACGACGGCCCCGGCATCCCCGACTATCTGCGCGAAGACGTGTTCAAGCCCTTCTTCCGGGTCGACAGCAGCCGCAACCTGGATACCGGCGGCTCGGGCCTGGGGCTGACCATCGCCCGCGATGTGGCGCGCAGCCATGGCGGCGACATCACGCTGGACGACAGCCCCTATGGCGGCCTGCGCGCGGTGATCCGTCTGCCGGTCTGA
- the kdsA gene encoding 3-deoxy-8-phosphooctulonate synthase: MTTPRAVQIGDLTIANDRPFVLIAGPCQMESRDHALETASALVEMTRALGMGLIYKSSFDKANRTSITTARGLGMDKALPIFAEIRERFGCPVITDVHESTQCAPVAETVDVLQIPAFLCRQTDLLIAAAVTGRAVNVKKGQFLAPWDMKNVAAKLVASGNERVLLCERGVSFGYNTLVSDMRALPIMAETGFPVVFDATHSVQQPGGQGTTSGGQREFVPVLARAAIAVGVAAVFMETHENPDCAPSDGPNMVPLKDMPALLAKLQAFDRLAKS; the protein is encoded by the coding sequence ATGACCACGCCGCGCGCCGTCCAGATCGGCGACCTGACCATTGCCAACGACCGCCCCTTCGTCCTGATCGCCGGCCCCTGCCAGATGGAGAGCCGCGACCATGCGCTGGAGACCGCGTCCGCGCTGGTGGAGATGACCAGGGCGCTGGGCATGGGGCTGATCTACAAGTCGAGCTTCGACAAGGCCAACCGCACCTCCATCACCACCGCGCGCGGCCTGGGCATGGACAAGGCCCTGCCGATCTTCGCGGAAATCCGCGAGCGCTTCGGCTGCCCCGTCATCACCGACGTGCATGAATCGACCCAGTGCGCCCCCGTCGCCGAGACGGTGGACGTGCTGCAGATCCCGGCCTTCCTCTGCCGCCAGACCGACCTGCTGATCGCCGCCGCGGTGACCGGCCGGGCGGTGAACGTCAAGAAGGGCCAGTTCCTGGCGCCGTGGGACATGAAGAATGTCGCCGCCAAGCTGGTCGCCTCCGGCAACGAGCGCGTGCTGCTGTGCGAGCGCGGCGTCAGCTTCGGCTACAACACGCTGGTGTCGGACATGCGCGCCCTGCCGATCATGGCCGAAACCGGCTTCCCGGTGGTGTTCGACGCCACCCACTCCGTCCAGCAGCCCGGCGGGCAGGGCACCACCTCGGGCGGGCAGCGCGAATTCGTGCCGGTGCTGGCGCGTGCGGCCATCGCGGTCGGCGTCGCCGCCGTCTTCATGGAGACGCACGAGAACCCGGACTGCGCGCCCAGCGACGGCCCCAACATGGTCCCGTTGAAGGACATGCCGGCACTTCTGGCGAAGCTGCAGGCCTTCGACCGTCTGGCGAAGTCTTAG
- a CDS encoding dienelactone hydrolase family protein, with protein MSEVMIDAADGGRFSAYAAEPKVTPAGGLVVIQEIFGVNAVMRELCDWYASQGFLAVCPDLFWRQQPDVQLTDKTEAEWNQAFALMNGMDQDKAVEDLKATLAWVRGQKGCTGKAGSVGYCLGGRLAFLMAERSDSDANVGYYGVGLEGLLGEAGKIGKPLLLHIAEKDKFSSPDKRDALLAGVKDNKWVTAKVYPGMDHAFARLGGEHYDADAAEEANRLTVEFFRTHLG; from the coding sequence ATGTCCGAGGTGATGATCGATGCCGCCGATGGCGGCCGCTTCTCGGCTTATGCCGCCGAGCCCAAGGTTACTCCGGCCGGCGGGCTGGTGGTGATCCAGGAGATCTTCGGCGTCAACGCGGTGATGCGCGAGTTGTGCGACTGGTACGCCTCGCAGGGCTTCCTCGCGGTGTGCCCCGACCTGTTCTGGCGCCAGCAGCCGGACGTACAGTTGACCGACAAGACCGAAGCCGAGTGGAACCAGGCTTTCGCCCTGATGAACGGCATGGACCAGGACAAGGCCGTCGAGGATCTGAAGGCAACGCTCGCCTGGGTGCGGGGACAGAAGGGCTGCACCGGCAAGGCCGGCAGCGTCGGCTATTGCCTGGGCGGCCGGCTGGCCTTCCTGATGGCGGAGCGGTCGGATTCGGACGCCAATGTCGGCTATTACGGCGTCGGGCTGGAAGGGCTGCTGGGCGAGGCCGGCAAGATCGGCAAACCGCTGCTTCTGCATATCGCCGAGAAGGACAAGTTCTCCAGCCCTGACAAGCGCGACGCCCTGCTGGCCGGGGTGAAGGACAACAAGTGGGTGACCGCCAAGGTCTATCCCGGCATGGACCACGCCTTCGCCCGGCTGGGCGGCGAGCATTACGACGCGGATGCGGCCGAAGAGGCGAACCGCCTGACGGTGGAGTTCTTCCGGACGCATCTGGGGTGA